In Heterodontus francisci isolate sHetFra1 chromosome 30, sHetFra1.hap1, whole genome shotgun sequence, a genomic segment contains:
- the LOC137346510 gene encoding LIM/homeobox protein Lhx1-like — MVHCAGCERPILDRFLLNVLDRAWHVKCVQCCECKCNLTEKCFSREGKLYCKNDFFRRFGTKCAGCYQGISPSDLVRRARSKVFHLNCFTCMICNKQLSTGEELYIIDENKFVCKDDFLNSNNSRENGALSVTACSDQSLSPDSQDHLQDDTKDSESANISDKETAINENEEQNLGAKRRGPRTTIKAKQLETLKAAFAATPKPTRHIREQLAQETGLNMRVIQVWFQNRRSKERRMKQLSALGARRHAFFRSPRRMRPLGDRLDGADMMGNGPFNYYGDYQTEYYGPGSNYDFFPQGPPSSQAQTPVDLGFVPSSGPGATPLGGLEHPLPGHHPSNLPGPGDSQRFTDMISHSHGDSPSPEPGLTGPSMHSMAADVFGPGPSPSFSLTNGGYTSHLSHPPPEMNEAAVW, encoded by the exons ATGGTACACTGTGCGGGGTGCGAGAGGCCTATTCTTGATAGGTTTCTATTAAACGTCCTGGACCGAGCTTGGCATGTGAAATGTGTACAGTGCTGCGAATGTAAATGCAATTTAACAGAAAAATGTTTTTCACGAGAAGGAAAGCTCTACTGCAAAAACGACTTCTTTCG TCGTTTTGGTACCAAGTGTGCCGGCTGCTATCAGGGTATCTCCCCGAGCGATCTGGTGAGGAGAGCGAGGAGCAAAGTCTTTCATCTGAACTGTTTTACTTGTATGATATGCAACAAACAACTTTCCACCGGAGAAGAGCTCTACATCATAGACGAAAACAAATTTGTTTGCAAGGACGATTTTTTAAACAGCAATAATTCGAGAGAAAACGGCGCGCTGTCAG TAACGGCATGTAGTGATCAAAGTTTATCACCGGATTCTCAAGATCATTTACAAGATGACACAAAAGACTCAGAAAGCGCCAATATTTCAGATAAAGAGACTGCCATTAACGAGAACGAGGAACAGAATCTGGGAGCCAAGCGCCGGGGTCCCCGCACAACCATCAAAGCAAAACAGCTGGAAACTCTCAAAGCGGCTTTTGCAGCAACCCCCAAACCGACCAGACACATCCGAGAGCAGCTAGCTCAGGAAACCGGGCTAAATATGAGGGTTATACAG GTCTGGTTCCAGAACAGGAGGTCTAAGGAGAGGCGGATGAAGCAGCTGAGTGCTTTAGGGGCTCGGAGACACGCGTTTTTCCGCAGCCCCAGACGGATGAGACCCTTGGGAGATCGCCTCGACGGGGCTGACATGATGGGAAACGGCCCTTTCAATTACTACGGGG ATTATCAGACTGAATATTATGGTCCTGGAAGCAATTATGATTTCTTTCCTCAAGGCCCGCCCTCGTCTCAAGCTCAGACTCCAGTGGATCTGGGTTTTGTGCCCTCCTCCGGGCCTGGGGCGACCCCACTCGGCGGACTCGAGCATCCACTGCCCGGCCATCACCCGAGCAACCTGCCGGGACCAGGCGACAGCCAGCGGTTCACCGACATGATCTCTCATTCTCACGGGGACTCTCCGAGCCCAGAGCCGGGCCTAACAGGACCGTCAATGCACTCGATGGCGGCGGATGTGTTTGGTCCGGGTCCCAGCCCGTCCTTCTCCCTCACCAATGGGGGATACACCAGCCACTTGTCACATCCGCCTCCGGAAATGAACGAGGCTGCTGTTTGGTAA